Proteins encoded in a region of the Salipiger sp. CCB-MM3 genome:
- a CDS encoding YggT family protein, with protein MQSLFQILMLILDVIWFIIIAHVIMSWLINFQVLNLRQPLVAQIWDGLNRILEPVYSTIRRVLPPMGGLDLAPLVALIGIYAIRIILTNNAGFFYGL; from the coding sequence ATGCAATCGCTGTTCCAGATCCTGATGCTGATCCTCGACGTGATCTGGTTCATCATCATCGCCCATGTGATCATGAGCTGGCTGATCAATTTTCAGGTTCTCAACCTGCGTCAGCCGCTGGTCGCGCAGATCTGGGACGGTCTGAACCGCATCCTAGAGCCGGTCTATTCCACCATCCGCCGGGTGCTGCCGCCGATGGGCGGGCTCGATCTGGCACCGCTGGTGGCGCTGATCGGCATCTATGCCATCCGCATCATCCTCACCAACAACGCCGGGTTCTTCTACGGCCTCTGA
- the yaaA gene encoding peroxide stress protein YaaA produces the protein MLVVISPAKKLDWTPRDTQMTAMDFPDEAMQLVKTARKLGVPELKKLMHLSDKLAELNRDRFRDYAEEPEIEATRPAALAFAGDTYQGLDAASLEPEEMDYAQDHLRILSGLYGVLRPLDAIQPYRLEMGSRLKTERGKSLYDFWGDRLSKALNAQGEALGTDVLVNCASQEYFGAVDRKALNLRVITPQFLEDKGGEPKVISFYAKRARGAMARFMITRRITDPEGLRDFDLGGYAYDAARSTEDQPAFVRAHPET, from the coding sequence ATGCTCGTGGTGATTTCGCCTGCGAAGAAACTGGACTGGACGCCGCGCGACACGCAGATGACGGCGATGGATTTCCCTGATGAGGCGATGCAGCTGGTGAAAACCGCGCGCAAGCTGGGGGTGCCCGAGCTGAAAAAGCTCATGCATCTGTCGGACAAGCTGGCCGAGCTCAACCGTGACCGGTTCCGCGATTATGCCGAAGAGCCCGAGATCGAGGCCACCCGTCCCGCCGCGCTGGCCTTTGCCGGGGACACCTATCAAGGGCTCGACGCCGCCTCGCTCGAACCCGAGGAAATGGACTATGCGCAGGATCACCTGCGGATCCTCTCAGGCCTCTACGGCGTGCTGCGCCCGCTCGATGCGATCCAGCCCTACCGGCTGGAAATGGGCTCGCGCCTGAAGACCGAGCGCGGCAAATCGCTCTATGATTTCTGGGGCGACCGGCTGTCGAAGGCGCTCAACGCGCAGGGCGAGGCGCTCGGCACCGATGTGCTGGTGAACTGCGCCAGTCAGGAATATTTCGGCGCGGTCGACCGCAAGGCGCTGAACCTGCGGGTGATCACACCGCAATTCCTCGAGGATAAAGGCGGCGAGCCCAAGGTCATCAGCTTCTACGCCAAGCGCGCCCGCGGCGCGATGGCGCGCTTCATGATCACCCGCCGGATCACCGATCCCGAGGGGCTGCGCGACTTCGATCTTGGCGGCTACGCCTATGACGCGGCGCGCTCGACCGAGGATCAGCCCGCCTTCGTCCGGGCTCACCCCGAAACCTGA
- a CDS encoding queuosine precursor transporter, translating to MTRSYLPGILAMAATVLASNILVQFLFGQWLTWGAFTYPIAFLVTDLMNRLYGAQAARKVVLAGFVTGVICSLIGTQVILQGDGYSYPAVTLRVAIASGAAFLAAQLMDVAIFDKLRGGAWWRAPLASTLVGSSLDTAIFFSVAFSGAFTFLEPGNDVSWANETLPLLGMGPIVPLWVSLGLADWLVKLSLALLALVPFRMIVSKAVAARSLA from the coding sequence ATGACACGCTCCTATCTTCCCGGCATTCTTGCCATGGCCGCCACCGTGCTGGCCTCGAACATCCTCGTGCAGTTCCTCTTTGGCCAATGGCTGACGTGGGGGGCCTTCACCTATCCCATCGCCTTTCTGGTCACCGACCTGATGAACCGGCTCTACGGCGCGCAGGCCGCGCGCAAGGTCGTGCTGGCGGGCTTCGTCACCGGCGTCATCTGCTCGCTGATCGGCACGCAGGTGATCCTGCAGGGCGACGGCTACAGCTATCCCGCCGTGACGCTGCGCGTGGCCATCGCCTCCGGTGCCGCCTTCCTCGCCGCACAGCTGATGGATGTGGCGATCTTCGACAAGCTGCGCGGCGGCGCATGGTGGCGCGCGCCGCTGGCCTCGACGCTGGTGGGCAGCTCGCTCGACACGGCGATCTTCTTCTCGGTGGCCTTTTCCGGCGCCTTCACCTTCCTCGAGCCGGGCAATGACGTGTCCTGGGCCAATGAAACGCTGCCGCTTCTGGGCATGGGGCCGATCGTGCCGCTCTGGGTCTCGCTGGGGCTGGCGGACTGGCTGGTAAAGCTCTCGCTCGCCCTCCTGGCGCTGGTGCCGTTCCGAATGATCGTTTCGAAGGCAGTTGCAGCGCGTTCCCTCGCGTGA
- a CDS encoding TIGR02302 family protein has product MPSRDRAPADILKPVRWPLRLTLWGMAAERLVRAFWPLWSVIFVVIAALMLGLQDLVAVEWVWAAGALALCAGGWAIWRGIRRMRWPRREEALLRLDGTLRGNPIQATLDTPAIGGNDPGSQALWQAHQARMRARLDEARAVQPDLRVSKSDPFALRYVALLALLVALIFGSVLQMRSVTGMGPSGAALASGPTWEGWMEPPAYTRLPSVYLNDITAASLDVPEGARITLRLYGEIGALGVAETVSGRTPDPAADPATDSATGAEVPADTAQEFTVAQSGRLVIDGPGGRGWDLNVIPDARPAVAQQGEIESSYEGDAQIPFQASDDYGVVSGTARIELALSEVDRRYGLARDPEERAAIELPLPMPIAGSRTEFTETLIENFSEHPWANLPVRISFEVADEAGQTGADTGSVITLPGRRFFDPLAAALIEQRRALLWSRANARDVVQILRAVSYQPDDIFRSAVPYLRLRTIQRRLEGFTADGMTAEQQDEIAGALWDLAMLLEEGDLSDALERLQRAQDRLTEAMKNGASDQEIAELMQELREATDDYLRQLSRQAQQNPDQNQQQMAQDQNMIEMSQNDLQRMMDRIQELMEQGRMAEAQEALRQLQQMMENMQVTQGQPGQGQSPGEQAMEGLGETLRNQQGLSDEAFRQLQDQFNPGQQGQPGQQQGQQHGQQQGQPGQGQQGQQQGPGQQQSQGQGEGQGQGNSQQGDGGTLEENLADRQQALRDELNRQRGNLPGAGTEAGEAARDALRRADDAMDGAEEALRQDDFAEALDQQSQAMEALREGMRNLGEALAQQQQQGQGQQGMAQGGEPGQQRDPLGRNSGSNGQFGTDETMLQGEDVYRRARELLDEIRRRSGEGERPQEELEYLERLLDRF; this is encoded by the coding sequence ATGCCCTCAAGGGACCGCGCGCCCGCCGACATCCTCAAGCCGGTAAGATGGCCGCTCCGCCTGACCCTCTGGGGCATGGCGGCGGAACGGCTCGTGCGGGCGTTCTGGCCGCTCTGGTCGGTGATCTTCGTCGTGATCGCGGCGCTGATGCTCGGCCTGCAAGACCTCGTTGCCGTGGAATGGGTTTGGGCCGCTGGCGCTCTGGCGCTCTGCGCCGGGGGCTGGGCGATCTGGCGCGGGATACGGCGCATGCGCTGGCCCCGCCGCGAGGAGGCGCTGCTGCGCCTCGACGGCACGCTGCGCGGCAATCCCATTCAGGCGACGCTCGACACCCCCGCCATCGGCGGCAATGATCCCGGCTCGCAGGCGCTGTGGCAGGCGCATCAGGCCCGGATGCGCGCCCGCCTTGACGAGGCCCGCGCCGTTCAGCCCGACTTGCGGGTGTCGAAATCCGACCCGTTCGCCCTGCGCTATGTGGCGCTGCTGGCGCTCTTGGTGGCGCTGATCTTCGGCTCGGTGCTGCAGATGCGCTCGGTCACCGGCATGGGCCCTTCGGGCGCGGCGCTGGCCTCCGGCCCCACGTGGGAAGGCTGGATGGAGCCGCCCGCCTACACCCGGCTGCCCTCGGTCTACCTCAATGACATCACAGCCGCATCGCTCGACGTGCCCGAGGGCGCGCGCATCACCCTGCGGCTCTACGGCGAGATCGGCGCGCTCGGCGTTGCCGAGACCGTCTCGGGCCGCACCCCCGATCCGGCCGCCGATCCTGCCACCGATTCTGCAACGGGCGCCGAGGTTCCGGCGGACACGGCGCAGGAATTCACCGTCGCGCAATCGGGTCGGCTGGTGATCGACGGCCCCGGCGGGCGCGGCTGGGATCTCAACGTGATCCCCGACGCGCGGCCCGCCGTCGCCCAGCAGGGCGAGATCGAATCCTCCTACGAGGGCGACGCGCAAATCCCCTTTCAGGCCTCCGACGATTACGGCGTGGTCTCCGGCACCGCCCGGATCGAGCTAGCGCTGAGCGAGGTCGACCGCCGCTACGGGCTTGCCCGCGACCCCGAGGAACGCGCCGCGATCGAATTGCCGCTGCCCATGCCCATCGCTGGCAGCCGCACCGAGTTCACCGAAACGCTGATCGAGAATTTCTCCGAGCATCCTTGGGCCAACCTGCCGGTGCGCATCTCCTTCGAGGTTGCCGACGAGGCGGGCCAGACCGGTGCCGACACCGGCTCGGTGATCACCCTGCCCGGCCGCCGCTTCTTTGACCCGCTGGCCGCCGCGCTGATCGAACAGCGCCGCGCCCTGCTGTGGTCGCGCGCGAACGCCCGCGACGTGGTGCAGATCCTGCGCGCCGTCAGCTATCAGCCCGACGACATCTTCCGCTCGGCGGTGCCCTACCTGCGCCTGCGCACGATCCAGCGGCGGCTCGAAGGGTTCACCGCAGACGGCATGACCGCCGAGCAGCAGGACGAAATCGCCGGCGCGCTCTGGGATCTGGCGATGTTGCTCGAAGAGGGCGATCTGTCGGATGCGCTGGAACGGCTGCAACGCGCGCAGGACCGGCTCACCGAGGCGATGAAGAACGGTGCCTCTGATCAGGAGATCGCCGAGCTGATGCAGGAGCTGCGCGAGGCCACCGACGATTACCTGCGGCAGCTGTCGCGGCAAGCGCAGCAGAACCCCGACCAGAACCAGCAGCAGATGGCTCAGGATCAGAACATGATCGAGATGAGCCAGAACGATCTGCAGCGGATGATGGACCGCATTCAGGAACTGATGGAACAGGGCCGCATGGCCGAGGCGCAAGAAGCGCTGCGGCAGCTGCAGCAGATGATGGAGAACATGCAGGTCACCCAAGGCCAGCCCGGTCAGGGCCAGAGCCCCGGCGAGCAGGCGATGGAAGGTCTCGGCGAGACGCTGCGCAACCAGCAGGGCCTGTCGGACGAGGCGTTCCGCCAGTTGCAGGATCAGTTCAACCCCGGCCAGCAGGGGCAACCGGGCCAGCAGCAGGGGCAACAGCATGGTCAGCAGCAAGGCCAGCCCGGCCAAGGTCAGCAGGGTCAGCAGCAGGGCCCTGGCCAACAGCAGAGCCAGGGTCAGGGCGAAGGTCAGGGTCAGGGCAACTCGCAGCAGGGCGACGGCGGCACGCTCGAGGAAAACCTTGCCGACCGCCAGCAGGCGCTGCGCGACGAGCTGAACCGCCAGCGCGGCAATCTGCCCGGCGCCGGCACCGAGGCCGGAGAGGCCGCGCGCGACGCGCTGCGCCGCGCCGATGACGCCATGGACGGTGCCGAGGAAGCGCTGCGGCAGGATGATTTTGCCGAGGCGCTGGACCAGCAGTCGCAGGCCATGGAAGCGCTGCGCGAGGGCATGCGCAACCTCGGCGAGGCGCTGGCGCAGCAACAGCAGCAGGGACAGGGCCAGCAGGGCATGGCGCAGGGCGGCGAGCCCGGCCAGCAGCGCGACCCGCTGGGCCGCAACTCCGGCAGCAACGGCCAGTTCGGCACCGATGAGACCATGCTGCAGGGCGAGGATGTCTACCGCCGCGCCCGCGAGTTGCTCGACGAGATCCGCCGCCGCTCGGGTGAGGGTGAACGTCCGCAGGAAGAACTCGAATATCTCGAAAGACTGCTCGACCGGTTCTGA
- a CDS encoding esterase-like activity of phytase family protein encodes MRLRHRRALSAAHSGLFLAPAQSLKAGLRRGLLPACLAALCALPACAGTLEQGGAAQAGAGHLVGTYVWKNSHDRFGGFSGLEVSEDGQSFTAISDRGSIVMGQFQRENGVITGLEATPVEKLLDETGTRMNPEIDDAEGLAIGPGGRIYVSFEGPPRIHASERFDLPATVLPQGDFYPDLQNNSGLEALAIDAEGRLLTLPERSGQLTKPFPVWRFDGKNWSQPFSLPRSGTFLAVGADIGPDGKFYLLEREFTGYAFRSRVRRFDITGDKVRHEEVLFESGAFEFDNLEGLAVWRSAPGRIRLTMISDDNFKFFQKTEFVEVDVPESLDPQAMNQ; translated from the coding sequence ATGCGCCTCCGTCATCGCCGCGCGCTGAGCGCCGCCCATTCCGGCCTGTTTTTGGCCCCGGCACAGTCCCTGAAAGCCGGACTGCGCCGGGGCCTTCTCCCTGCCTGTCTCGCCGCGCTCTGCGCGCTCCCGGCCTGCGCCGGGACGCTAGAACAGGGTGGCGCAGCACAGGCGGGCGCGGGTCATCTGGTCGGCACCTATGTCTGGAAAAACAGCCACGACCGGTTCGGCGGCTTCTCGGGGCTCGAGGTCAGCGAGGACGGCCAGAGCTTCACCGCGATCAGTGACCGTGGCAGCATCGTCATGGGGCAGTTCCAGCGCGAAAACGGCGTGATCACCGGGCTCGAGGCCACACCGGTGGAAAAGCTGCTGGATGAGACCGGCACGCGCATGAACCCCGAGATCGACGATGCCGAGGGGCTGGCCATCGGCCCCGGCGGGCGCATCTATGTCTCTTTCGAAGGGCCGCCGCGCATCCACGCCTCCGAGCGGTTCGATCTGCCCGCAACGGTTCTGCCGCAGGGCGATTTCTACCCCGACCTGCAGAACAATTCCGGGCTCGAGGCGCTGGCGATCGACGCCGAGGGCCGCCTGCTCACCCTGCCCGAACGCTCGGGCCAGTTGACCAAACCCTTCCCGGTCTGGCGCTTCGACGGCAAAAACTGGAGCCAGCCCTTTTCGCTGCCCCGCAGCGGCACCTTCCTTGCGGTGGGCGCCGACATCGGACCCGATGGCAAGTTCTACCTGCTCGAACGCGAGTTCACCGGCTACGCCTTCCGCAGCCGGGTGCGCCGCTTCGACATCACCGGCGACAAGGTCCGCCACGAGGAAGTGCTGTTCGAAAGCGGTGCCTTCGAGTTCGACAATCTCGAAGGCCTCGCCGTCTGGCGCTCGGCACCGGGGCGGATCCGGCTGACGATGATCTCGGACGACAACTTCAAGTTCTTCCAGAAGACCGAGTTCGTCGAAGTGGACGTGCCGGAATCGCTTGATCCGCAGGCGATGAACCAGTAA
- the mepA gene encoding penicillin-insensitive murein endopeptidase — MIRTLICLTLALAVAACGEDKPAPKVTSTDQLPKVTGVISSKSAKQMFGAQQVSAQLQPAAFGSYSKGCVAGAQQLPETGATWQAMRLSRNRNWGHPQLIDFVEDLSRKAARLPGWNGIYVGDMSQPRGGPMTSGHASHQMGLDADIWMLPADNLNLTRQQRENISSISMRRAAGAYVNSSWTPQHHALLKAAAQDPRVARIFVFPGAKVQMCNDETGDRAWLRKIRPWYGHHYHFHVRLSCPRGDASCVDQTPPPPGDGCADAQAWVNNIINPPKPDPNAPKVTPKPKRDLVMGDLPAQCASVIAAR, encoded by the coding sequence ATGATCCGCACCCTGATTTGCCTCACACTCGCCTTGGCGGTTGCCGCCTGCGGCGAGGACAAACCCGCGCCCAAAGTCACCAGCACGGACCAGCTTCCAAAGGTCACCGGGGTGATATCCTCGAAAAGCGCCAAGCAGATGTTCGGCGCCCAGCAGGTGTCCGCCCAGCTGCAGCCCGCCGCCTTTGGATCTTATTCCAAAGGCTGCGTCGCGGGCGCACAGCAACTGCCGGAAACCGGTGCCACATGGCAGGCCATGCGCCTGTCGCGCAACCGTAACTGGGGCCATCCGCAGCTGATCGATTTCGTCGAGGACCTGTCGCGCAAGGCCGCGCGGCTGCCCGGCTGGAACGGCATTTACGTCGGCGACATGAGCCAGCCGCGCGGCGGCCCGATGACCTCGGGCCACGCCAGCCACCAGATGGGGCTCGACGCCGATATCTGGATGCTCCCGGCGGACAATCTCAACCTGACCCGCCAGCAGCGCGAGAACATCTCGTCGATCTCCATGCGCCGCGCCGCCGGGGCCTATGTGAACAGCAGCTGGACGCCGCAGCACCACGCGCTGCTGAAGGCCGCCGCGCAAGACCCGCGCGTGGCCCGCATCTTCGTCTTCCCCGGCGCCAAAGTGCAGATGTGCAACGACGAGACCGGCGACCGCGCTTGGCTGCGCAAGATCCGCCCGTGGTACGGCCACCATTACCATTTCCACGTCCGGCTCTCCTGCCCGCGCGGCGATGCCTCCTGCGTCGATCAGACCCCGCCGCCGCCGGGCGATGGCTGCGCCGATGCGCAGGCTTGGGTGAACAATATCATCAACCCGCCGAAGCCCGACCCCAACGCGCCCAAGGTGACCCCAAAGCCCAAGCGTGACCTCGTGATGGGAGACCTCCCGGCCCAATGCGCCTCCGTCATCGCCGCGCGCTGA
- a CDS encoding acyl-CoA thioesterase codes for MYPFFRLAKEMFLVRNAAPLPTGEVSVTRHICWPWDLDMFAELNNGRVLTLYDLGRMPMARRSGLLALMKREGWGFAVAGTMVRYRKRVKLFDRIEMRSRVIGWDHRFMYLEQSMWKSDGDCASHAVFRTAVTSAAGMIAPARVMDLLGQPSVSPELPDWVAKWVEAEDARPWPPMQEPAPAPLAQAEENAA; via the coding sequence ATGTACCCGTTCTTCCGCCTCGCCAAAGAAATGTTCCTCGTGCGCAACGCCGCGCCGCTGCCCACCGGAGAGGTCAGCGTCACCCGGCACATCTGCTGGCCGTGGGATCTCGACATGTTCGCCGAGCTCAACAATGGCCGGGTGCTGACGCTTTACGATCTGGGCCGCATGCCGATGGCGCGGCGCAGCGGGCTGCTGGCGCTGATGAAACGCGAAGGCTGGGGCTTTGCCGTCGCCGGGACGATGGTGCGCTACCGCAAGCGGGTGAAGCTTTTCGACCGGATCGAGATGCGCAGCCGGGTGATCGGCTGGGATCACCGCTTCATGTATCTCGAGCAGAGCATGTGGAAGAGCGACGGCGACTGCGCCAGCCACGCGGTGTTTCGCACCGCGGTCACCTCGGCCGCTGGGATGATCGCGCCCGCGCGGGTGATGGATCTGCTCGGGCAGCCCAGCGTCTCGCCGGAATTGCCGGACTGGGTGGCAAAATGGGTCGAAGCCGAGGACGCGCGCCCTTGGCCGCCGATGCAGGAGCCGGCGCCCGCGCCGCTGGCGCAGGCCGAGGAAAACGCCGCCTGA
- a CDS encoding MFS transporter, which translates to MTTAGARRRRIWGWFFFDWASQPYNTLLITFIFAPYVKELMGDGSAAQAAWGFGIGAAGLVIALLAPVLGAMADSGGHRLRWIWVFSALYVIGAGMLWFAAPGDFNLILTLLFFALGLVGMEFATIFTNAMLPDLGPKEQIGRISGNGWAFGYLGGLISLALMLAFFAESAATGKTFLGLDPALGLDAAQREGTRAVGPLTALWYAVFMIPFFLWVKEPKAVASPKGAVRRGLTQLKDTLRHLPKRPSLFAYLASSMFYRDALNGMYAFGGIYAAGVLGWSVVDTGVFGIIAIISGALFAWLGGHADTRFGPKPVIAAMILLLTLVAIAIVLVDRSSVFGLPVAAGSKLPDMAFYLFGALIGACGGVLQSASRSMMVRQADPARMTEAFGLYALSGKATSFLAPLLIGAATALSGSQRIGVTPLIFLFVIGLGLLLWVKPDGDRAE; encoded by the coding sequence ATGACGACAGCGGGCGCGCGGCGCAGGCGGATCTGGGGCTGGTTCTTTTTCGACTGGGCCAGCCAGCCTTACAACACGCTGCTGATCACCTTCATCTTTGCGCCCTATGTCAAAGAGCTGATGGGCGACGGCAGCGCCGCGCAGGCGGCCTGGGGCTTTGGCATCGGCGCGGCGGGGCTCGTCATCGCCCTGCTGGCTCCGGTGCTGGGCGCCATGGCCGACAGCGGCGGGCACCGGCTGCGCTGGATTTGGGTCTTCTCGGCGCTCTACGTGATCGGCGCGGGCATGCTCTGGTTCGCCGCGCCGGGCGATTTCAACCTCATCCTCACGCTCCTTTTCTTTGCGCTGGGGCTGGTGGGGATGGAGTTCGCCACGATCTTCACCAACGCCATGCTGCCGGACCTCGGACCGAAAGAGCAGATCGGTCGCATCTCGGGCAACGGCTGGGCCTTTGGCTACCTCGGCGGGCTGATCTCTCTGGCGCTGATGCTGGCGTTCTTCGCCGAGAGCGCGGCCACCGGCAAAACCTTCCTCGGGCTCGATCCGGCGCTTGGCCTCGACGCGGCGCAGCGCGAGGGCACCCGCGCCGTCGGCCCGCTGACCGCGCTTTGGTATGCGGTCTTTATGATCCCGTTCTTTCTTTGGGTGAAAGAGCCGAAAGCCGTCGCCTCGCCAAAGGGTGCGGTCCGGCGCGGCCTCACGCAGCTGAAAGACACGCTGCGGCACCTGCCCAAACGGCCCTCGCTCTTTGCCTATCTCGCCTCGTCGATGTTCTACCGCGACGCGCTCAACGGGATGTATGCCTTTGGCGGCATCTATGCCGCGGGGGTGCTCGGCTGGTCGGTGGTCGACACCGGGGTTTTCGGCATCATCGCGATCATATCCGGCGCGCTCTTTGCGTGGCTCGGCGGCCATGCCGACACGCGCTTTGGCCCCAAGCCGGTGATCGCGGCGATGATCCTGCTGCTGACGCTGGTCGCGATCGCCATCGTGCTGGTCGACCGAAGCTCCGTCTTCGGCCTGCCGGTCGCCGCCGGATCAAAGCTGCCCGACATGGCCTTTTACCTCTTCGGGGCCCTCATCGGCGCCTGCGGCGGGGTGCTGCAATCGGCCTCGCGCAGCATGATGGTGCGGCAGGCCGACCCCGCGCGGATGACCGAAGCCTTTGGTCTTTATGCGCTCTCGGGCAAGGCGACGTCGTTTCTGGCGCCGCTGCTGATCGGCGCTGCCACCGCGCTGAGCGGATCGCAACGGATCGGCGTCACGCCGCTCATCTTCCTTTTCGTAATCGGCCTCGGTCTGCTACTCTGGGTGAAACCAGACGGAGATCGAGCAGAATGA
- the recQ gene encoding DNA helicase RecQ has translation MPRDIAPAEALLKDIFGYDAFRPGQGEIVAAVAEGQNVLAIMPTGGGKSLCYQLPALLRGGLTVVISPLIALMRDQVRGLREAGVNAGALTSGNTQEETDAVWQGLEDGSLRLLYLAPERLASGGAQRMLAQAGVGLIAVDEAHCVSQWGHDFRPDYLRIGELRRALNVPIAAFTATADQETQAEIVTRLFDGEQPKTFLRGFDRPNIHLAFAPKDSPRQQILRFAAARRGRSGIVYCGTRAKTEGLARALADEGHPTCFYHGGMEAEARRAVEERFATEDGLIVCATVAFGMGVDKPDIRWVAHADLPKSIEAYYQEIGRAGRDGAPAETLTLYGADDIRLRRAQIDEGMAPPERRVADHGRLNALLGLAEALGCRRQTLLRYFGEASEPCGNCDLCDSPPEVFDGTEAVRKALSAALRTGENFGAGHLIDILLGNETDKVRQRGHDGLPTFGVGRDLKKGQWQAVFRQMMGRDLVRPDPERHGALVMTEAARPILRGEESIELRRDVIDKAAQRRPQVKTLVSEEDAPLMSALKAKRRALAEAASLPAYMIFPDRTLIEMAERRPESLDQMGAISGVGAKKLERYGAEFLSVITGGAPEETHPQRMRAAARGSGELYDRLMSAQADLIRGEDGTEKPLSCSASLLAKIAGLRDPAPEDLERILGERRFDRFGPAFMDLLAEAD, from the coding sequence ATGCCACGCGACATCGCGCCCGCCGAGGCGCTGCTGAAGGACATTTTCGGCTATGACGCCTTTCGTCCCGGTCAGGGAGAGATCGTCGCGGCGGTGGCCGAGGGGCAGAACGTGCTGGCGATCATGCCCACCGGCGGCGGCAAGTCGCTGTGCTACCAGCTGCCCGCGCTGCTGCGCGGCGGGCTGACCGTGGTGATCTCGCCGCTCATCGCGCTGATGCGCGATCAGGTGCGCGGGCTGCGCGAGGCCGGGGTGAACGCCGGCGCGCTGACCTCCGGCAATACGCAAGAAGAGACCGACGCGGTCTGGCAGGGGCTCGAAGACGGCTCGCTGCGGCTTTTGTACCTTGCGCCCGAACGGCTAGCCTCGGGCGGCGCGCAGCGCATGCTGGCGCAGGCGGGCGTCGGGCTCATCGCCGTGGACGAGGCGCATTGCGTCAGCCAATGGGGCCATGATTTCCGCCCCGATTACCTGCGCATCGGCGAGCTTCGGCGCGCGCTGAACGTGCCGATCGCCGCCTTCACCGCCACCGCCGATCAGGAAACTCAGGCCGAGATCGTCACCCGCCTGTTCGATGGCGAGCAGCCCAAGACCTTCCTGCGCGGCTTCGACCGCCCCAACATCCACCTCGCCTTCGCCCCCAAGGACAGCCCGCGCCAGCAGATCCTGCGCTTTGCCGCCGCACGGCGTGGCCGCTCGGGCATCGTCTACTGCGGCACCCGCGCCAAGACCGAGGGGCTCGCCCGCGCGCTCGCGGACGAGGGGCACCCGACCTGCTTCTATCACGGCGGCATGGAGGCCGAGGCCCGCCGCGCCGTCGAGGAGCGGTTCGCCACCGAGGACGGGCTGATCGTCTGCGCCACGGTCGCCTTCGGCATGGGCGTCGACAAGCCCGACATCCGCTGGGTCGCCCACGCCGACCTGCCGAAAAGCATCGAGGCCTATTATCAGGAGATCGGCCGCGCCGGGCGCGACGGCGCCCCGGCCGAGACGCTCACCCTCTATGGCGCCGACGACATCCGCCTGCGCCGCGCCCAGATCGACGAAGGCATGGCCCCGCCAGAGCGCCGGGTCGCCGATCACGGACGTCTCAACGCGCTGCTGGGGCTGGCCGAGGCGCTGGGATGCCGCCGCCAGACCCTGCTGCGCTACTTCGGCGAAGCGTCCGAGCCCTGCGGCAACTGCGATCTTTGCGACAGCCCGCCCGAGGTCTTCGACGGCACCGAGGCGGTGCGCAAGGCGCTCTCTGCCGCGCTGCGCACCGGTGAAAACTTTGGTGCCGGGCATCTGATCGACATCCTTCTCGGCAATGAAACCGACAAGGTGCGCCAGCGCGGCCACGACGGTTTGCCCACCTTCGGCGTCGGGCGCGACCTGAAGAAGGGTCAATGGCAGGCGGTGTTCCGGCAGATGATGGGCCGCGATCTGGTCCGCCCCGACCCCGAGCGGCACGGCGCGCTGGTGATGACCGAAGCCGCCCGCCCGATCCTGCGCGGCGAGGAAAGCATCGAGCTGCGCCGCGACGTGATCGACAAGGCCGCGCAGCGCCGCCCGCAGGTCAAGACGCTGGTCAGCGAAGAGGACGCGCCGCTGATGTCCGCGCTCAAGGCCAAGCGCCGCGCGCTGGCCGAGGCGGCGTCTCTGCCCGCCTATATGATCTTCCCCGACCGCACGCTGATCGAGATGGCCGAGCGCCGCCCCGAGAGCCTCGACCAGATGGGTGCAATCAGCGGCGTCGGCGCCAAGAAACTGGAACGCTATGGCGCCGAATTCCTCTCGGTGATCACCGGCGGCGCCCCCGAAGAGACCCACCCGCAGCGGATGCGCGCCGCCGCGCGCGGCTCGGGCGAGCTCTACGATCGGCTGATGAGCGCGCAGGCCGATCTGATCCGCGGCGAGGATGGCACCGAAAAGCCGCTGTCCTGCTCTGCCTCGCTGCTCGCCAAGATCGCCGGGCTGCGCGATCCCGCGCCGGAAGATCTCGAACGGATCCTCGGGGAGCGACGTTTTGACCGCTTTGGTCCGGCCTTTATGGACCTTCTCGCCGAAGCTGATTAG
- the arfB gene encoding alternative ribosome rescue aminoacyl-tRNA hydrolase ArfB, which yields MLRINDNIAIEDWEITEQFIRSSGPGGQNVNKVSTAVELRFEADRSPNLPGPVKARLKRIAGRRWTKEGALILQVEETRSQARNREIARERLAELIRKALEKPRRRIPTKPTLGSKNRRIKAKKERGEVKAMRGKVDPD from the coding sequence ATGCTGCGCATCAACGACAACATCGCCATCGAGGACTGGGAGATCACCGAACAGTTCATCCGGTCCTCCGGGCCCGGCGGGCAGAATGTGAACAAGGTCTCGACCGCCGTCGAACTGCGCTTCGAAGCCGACCGCTCGCCCAATCTGCCCGGCCCGGTGAAGGCGCGGCTCAAACGCATCGCCGGTCGCCGCTGGACCAAGGAAGGCGCGCTGATCCTGCAGGTCGAAGAGACCCGCAGTCAGGCCCGCAACCGCGAGATCGCCCGCGAGCGCCTCGCCGAGCTGATCCGCAAGGCGCTGGAAAAGCCGCGCCGCCGCATCCCGACCAAACCCACGCTCGGCTCGAAAAACCGCCGGATCAAGGCCAAGAAAGAGCGCGGCGAGGTCAAGGCGATGCGCGGCAAGGTCGATCCGGACTGA